In Platichthys flesus chromosome 21, fPlaFle2.1, whole genome shotgun sequence, the following are encoded in one genomic region:
- the xkr9 gene encoding XK-related protein 9 has product MLDSDSQYTQLRWLLTIAGFVLYVVDIGTDVALALRYVGEKQYVGAGLTLLFVLAGLLVSQIFSFAWYRDDMKDGLTNPDGRGTVAGISTGVLIVLHVFGMGVVSRYYHLLKRGFKVTSMTPKCSTAEERREEHYFLFCLAADLSMLKLFEAFLESAPQLLLQLYIVLDHKEGSLMQYLSMVFSFFNIAWALVDYRRCLRRSLPLIKEMPSGLPTAIYLLYKLCTITSHILSYSLLLILSSYSSVALVLLWLLMTTFTHLLHTNFCSSKGLELIYQAVVGVILTFTFFNVKGQDTKVLMTIYYIFNFLINVTAPVLLALLKPEQQTLLLVVGCLIGGGSVLGLGSLILYYLYLHPREKSCEADEVDGMGKETKSMRRMRIFLQP; this is encoded by the exons ATGCTTGACTCTGACAGTCAGTACACACAACTGCGATGGCTACTAACCATTGCTGGATTTGTCCTCTATGTGGTGGACATTGGGACAGACGTGGCACTGGCTCTGAGATATGTTGGTGAGAAACAATATGTCGGGGCTGGACTGACTCTCCTGTTTGTTCTGGCTGGATTGCTGGTGAGCCAGATCTTCAGCTTTGCCTGGTACAGGGACGACATGAAGGATGGGCTGACAAACCCAGACGGCAGAGGAACCGTGGCAGGCATTTCAACTGGTGTACTTATTGTCCTGCACGTATTTGGCATGGGAGTTGTCTCCAG GTATTACCACCTCCTGAAAAGGGGCTTTAAAGTAACTAGTATGACGCCAAAGTGCAGCacggcggaggagaggagagaggagcactACTTTCTGTTTTGCCTGGCTGCTGATCTGAGCATGCTCAAACTGTTTGAGGCTTTCCTGGAGAGTGCCCCGCAGCTCCTTCTACAGCTCTACATAGTGCTGGATCACAAAGAAGGCTCTCTAATGCAGT ATTTATCTATGGTCTTTTCCTTCTTCAATATCGCCTGGGCCCTGGTGGACTATCGGCGCTGCCTGCGCAGATCCCTCCCCCTTATCAAGGAGATGCCCTCAGGCCTCCCCACAGCGATCTACCTCTTGTACAAACTTTGCACCATCACCAGCCACATCCTCAGCTACAGCCTCCTCCTCATACTGAGCTCTTACAGCTCGGTggccctcgtcctcctctggcTGCTCATGACAACCTTCACACACCTGCTTCACACCAACTTCTGCTCATCCAAAGGCCTCGAGCTCATCTACCAGGCCGTCGTGGGAGTCATCCTCACCTTCACTTTTTTCAATGTTAAAGGACAGGACACAAAAGTGCTCATGACCATCTACTACATTTTCAACTTTCTCATAAACGTTACGGCTCCGGTCTTGCTGGCTCTGTTGAAGCCAGAACAGCAGACATTACTGCTGGTAGTTGGTTGTTTGATTGGTGGAGGGTCAGTGCTGGGCCTGGGGAGCCTCATCCTGTACTACCTCTACCTGCATCCCAGGGAGAAGTCGTGCGAGGCAGATGAGGTGGACGGTATGGGGAAGGAAACAAAGAGCATGAGAAGAATGAGGATCTTTTTACAACCCTGA
- the tram1 gene encoding translocating chain-associated membrane protein 1, with amino-acid sequence MAIRKKANKSPPVLSHEFVIQNHADIVSCVAMVFLLGLMFEVTSKFAVLFITVQYNVTISTTEGLEETAVNHFHHGIKDLATIFFYMLVAIIMHAIIQEYVLDKLNRKKHFSKTKHSKFNESGQLSAFYFVSFGWGMSILLSENFLSSPVSLWEGYPHTLMPFQMKFYFICQLGYWLHSLPELYFQKTKKEDIPRQLVYIFLYLVHIAVAYILNLNRLCLVLLVLHYCVELLFHISRLIYFSNENRQLGFTMWAVLFVLARLLTLTLTVLTVGFGLGNAENQGFDFAAGNFNVVFVRITVLAGICLTQAFMMWKFINFQLRRWRDNAQVQTLKKKPVPAKSKSKKDKANGVNGVNSHAADSPRARKEKSS; translated from the exons ATGGCGATCCGAAAGAAGGCGAACAAGAGCCCGCCGGTGCTGAGCCATGAGTTTGTCATCCAGAACCACGCAGACATTGTTTCCTGCGTTGCTATGGTGTTCCTCCTCGGGCTCATGTTTGAG GTCACCTCGAAGTTTGCCGTGCTGTTCATAACTGTCCAGTACAATGTCACCATATCAACAACCG agGGCCTAGAGGAGACGGCCGTGAACCACTTCCACCATGGCATCAAGGACTTGGCCACCATCTTCTTCTACATGCTCGTGGCCATCATTATGCACGCCATCATCCAGGAGTATGTGCTGGAT AAACTCAACAGGAAGAAGCACTTCTCCAAAACCAAGCACAGCAAGTTCAATGAATCGGGCCAGCTCAGCGCCTTCTACTTTGTCTCCTTCGGCTGGGGCATGAGCATCCTCCTCTCT GAAAACTTCCTGTCCAGTCCAGTCAGCCTGTGGGAGGGATATCCCCACACACTGATGCC attCCAGATGAAATTCTACTTTATCTGTCAGCTGGGTTACTGGCTACACTCTCTGCCTGAACTTTACTTCCAAAAGACAAAGAAG GAGGATATTCCGCGCCAGCTTGTGTACATCTTCCTGTACTTGGTCCACATTGCAGTCGCCTACATTCTGAA TCTGAACCGCCTGTGCCTCGTCCTGCTGGTGTTGCACTACTGTGTGGAGCTGCTCTTCCACATCTCCCGCTTGATCTACTTCAGCAACGAGAACAGACAACTGGG TTTCACCATGTGGGCCGTGCTCTTTGTCCTCGCGCGGCTGCTCACCCTGACCCTGACCGTCCTCACCGTGGGCTTCGGCCTCGGCAACGCCGAGAATCAGGGCTTCGATTTCGCAGCGGGAAACTTCAATGTTGTCTTTGTGCG GATAACTGTGCTGGCTGGCATCTGCCTCACTCAGGCCTTCATGATGTGGAAATTTATCAACTTCCAGCTGCGCCGGTGGAGAGACAACGCTCAGGTTCAGACCTTGAAAAAGAAACCAGTTCCAGCCAAGAGCAAatcaaagaaagacaaag CCAATGGAGTAAATGGAGTGAACTCCCATGCAGCTGATTCACCAAGAGCAAGAAAAGAGAAGTCTTCATAA